One genomic segment of Camelus ferus isolate YT-003-E chromosome 19, BCGSAC_Cfer_1.0, whole genome shotgun sequence includes these proteins:
- the LOC102520528 gene encoding testis-specific Y-encoded protein 3 produces the protein MSPRMGNFISRKDSLTLPDWLRWGRVGVAPGSCSPNPHARVRHKPQRMRNQPPQLRRPAEEFTGSAGWLQSVGLLCGPRAALPPPAPCSFSAAPGQGHTGARALGPSGAVGVGLDTIQALAGGTAEEATIFRVESVPGSAALEEGEVAAGIGEEAALVLEDIMEVVEVVAEEEQDEQEEEVQAEERDEKLQEQVLAEPGQGRTTTRSLLEALEALQLELEPVNKQASRAYSRLKLRICQRRKPHLQHRSTIIQGILGFWVKAFMNHPQMSAMMSDQDEDMLSYMTNLKVEELRHPTDCCKIMLFFRNNPYFQNEVIVKEYLINIAGYRASHSTPIQWYQGYEREAYSRRHHNSSLNFFNWFSDHNFAGSSKIAEIICKDLWLNPLQYYLKGKKRELRGGEESPDFETNMTEHHP, from the exons ATGTCGCCACGTATGGGAAACTTTATAAGCAGAAAAGATAGTCTCACTCTCCCTGATTGGTTGCGGTGGGGGCGAGTGGGCGTGGCTCCCGGCTCCTGCTCGCCAAATCCTCACGCACGGGTGCGTCACAAGCCCCAGCGCATGCGTAACCAGCCTCCTCAGTTGCGGAGGCCAGCGGAAGAATTCACAGGGAGTGCCGGTTGGCTCCAGTCGGTGGGCTTGCTCTGCGGGCCACGAGCTGCACTTCCACCACCTGCTCCTTGCTCCTTTTCAGCTGCCCCGGGCCAGGGCCATACA GGGGCAAGGGCCCTAGGGCCTTCCGGTgccgtgggggtggggctggataCGATACAGGCACTAGCTGGTGGGACGGCGGAGGAGGCCACTATCTTCAGGGTGGAGTCTGTGCCCGGAAGCgcggccctggaggagggagaggtggctgCGGGGATCGGGGAGGAGGCGGCATTGGTGTTGGAGGACATcatggaggtggtggaggtggtggccgAGGAGGAGCAGGAcgagcaggaggaagaggtgcAGGCAGAGGAGCGGGATGAGAAGCTCCAGGAACAGGTGCTagcagagccagggcagggacGCACGACCACTCGGTCCCTGCTGGAGGCACTGGAGGCCCTTCAGTTGGAGCTGGAGCCTGTGAATAAGCAAGCCAGCAGGGCCTACTCTCGACTGAAGCTCAGGATATGTCAGAGACGGAAGCCGCATCTCCAACACAGAAGTACCATCATCCAGGGCATCCTTGGCTTCTGGGTCAAAGCTTTTATGAACCACCCCCAGATGTCAGCCATGATGAGTGACCAAGATGAAGACATGCTTAGCTACATGACCAATTTGAAGGTGGAGGAACTCAGACATCCCACTGATTGCTGCAAGATCATGTTGTTCTTCCGGAACAACCCCTACTTCCAGAATGAAGTGATTGTTAAGGAGTATCTCATTAACATCGCTGGATATAGGGCATCTCATTCCACTCCAATTCAGTGGTACCAGGGTTATGAACGTGAGGCTTACAGCCGCAGGCACCACAACAGCAGCCTAAACTTCTTCAACTGGTTCTCTGACCACAACTTTGCAGGATCTAGTAAGATTGCTGAGATCATCTGTAAGGACCTGTGGCTCAATCCCCTGCAATACTACCtgaaggggaagaagagggaactgagaggaggagaggaaagcccAGATTTTGAGACGAATATGACGGAGCATCACCCTTGA